Sequence from the Phaeodactylum tricornutum CCAP 1055/1 chromosome 20, whole genome shotgun sequence genome:
AACGCGACCAAAACTACTCGTGTTTGCTGTGGATGGGGGAGGGATGCCACGTCACTGACACCGTTCGGCGCTGCTCGACGTCACACCAGCGGATGGATCTTGCGGCGGGATGGTCCACGAAAGCCCCTCGACCATGGGAACTGGAGGTCTCCCTTGACGGTAAGGATTCGATCGATATGGACGGAATTTACGGGCAAAGTTTACATTAAGACACCAACATACGTTTGGTATCCCTGTCCACTGCATAGCCCGTGTAATACTGCGAGAGAATCCGTGGAGAGCTGCCGTGCCAGAGCCCCCGTTTCTAGGTGTCAACGTTTTTCTATCGTTCCCTGCGAGACCATGCCGTCGACACCAAATTGGCTACAATATGTTACGCGTACGTACCGTGTTCTTTCGCGTGATTCAGTAGATCCATTTGCGCTTGTCCACTGAGTACACCGGGGTGGATTGATTCGGGGAGATTGGGGTACTTGGAAATCGCGCATTCATCTGCACAGGGCAAGTCCAATTCTTTGGAGGTCCCGCCCTTTTCCTTGGCACCGAGTAATGTACTACTAGTGACAGTGCGAGAATAGTGTGCGGGAGCAAAGGCTCCGCACTGAGCAATgacgaaaaaggcaacgacgGCAATCTTCATGGTGGTGGCAATGTGGGGTGTTCACTCACGAGACACAACGGTGTGACGGATCCGTACAAGTTCAAGCCGGTAGTGTCGGTAGGTCGGTAGGTCAGTATCACCCCACCACCCCCCTACGGTAAATCATCGCGATGTACCGTACGTCGTGGGGATACCTACTACCTACCGCTGTAGTCTAGTAGGGGAGGGGCCGAAAATGAACGATCGGCAGCAGAGCCCGCCATATTTCTACGTATGTCACAATTTACGAACGTCTTCTGTATCAATGAATGTGAGCTAACTATTTCGAGATGGGACGGAAGGAGGGGCGTATGTGTCGTATTACGAACAGACTACGGAGAATCGAGCGTCCGATATAACCCTGTCCGGTTTCACTTTTACAAAGGGTTTTGTGGAAATGGGAGGGGAGGGTTCCTTGGCACAGAACAGTCCAAGATTTCTAGGCACGTTACGTACTGACCTGACCCGTGAACGTGTCACTCTTCCTACTGGTGGGTGAATGAGTCCTGTGTTGTTGCAACAGTTGGGCTCTGGAGCGGTGGTTCCCCACTGGATTCCGAGCCGCAGAGCCTCCCCGGCATCAGTCCCGAGCCATCGCGGACTACATGAGCCGTCGGGGTTGGGGTACGGCAACGACGCGTCTGTACTATGCGTGGCAAGAATTCTGGCGTGACGCCGCCCGGGTCGCGGAGGCACAGGCGTACGTAGTCTCGTTCGGACGTACCGTACTGTGGCCTCTGTTGGTGACACTCACGTTGACCGGTGCGGGTGTCGGATGTGCCCGTTGGGTGTACCGTACGGTGGTGTATCCACCGAGTGCGTCGGAGTTGCACGCGGAAGGGTTGCGGTGTCTGACAGGGCGGTCCGGGCTGGCTCGTGCCGAAGCGCTGTGGCGGACGGCACGGCAACGCGATCCGACCTACACTCCGGTTGTCTTGTCGCTGGCGGCGTACTTTTTGTACCGGAGAAACGATCCGGTGGAGGCCTTGCGAGTGTTGGACGAGTacagtagtagtagtggtagtgGTACTGGTAGAATTAGTATTGGTATTGATACGGACCCCGACGTGGCCACCATTCGACTGGACGCCCTAGCCATGCAGTCGGGACAAACCGCCATGGTCCAGTCTTTACTGGCGGAACATCGGTATTTGAGCGTCGCGTCCTTGGGcgtctcttcttcgtcgtcgtgacgAGTACGGGATGTGGATCCTCATTCCCGTCACGGGCGCCACAATCGAGATCAAATAATGGAATGAATGAGTCGGGTTGTACCAAATATATAGAGACTAGTAGAGAATGATTGTGTCGAGTTGGTGCGAGCTGGCTAACAGTGAAGTAGTAATACTATTATAGCGAAGTAGATAGGTAGGCAGGTAGTAATGTGTAGTAACTCCGGGTCGGCGTCCACAGCGGTCGCTCGTGCTCCAACATTAGTAGGATTTAGGGTTTTTCGGTCGCTGGCATCGTATAGCGGgaccgacgacgagtcgCCAAAAACGACCCTGGCGGGTGCGGAGGGTGGGAAGGGGGCAAATAAAAAGCCCAACGGCTTTCCCCTTCGGTCTCGACGACG
This genomic interval carries:
- a CDS encoding predicted protein yields the protein MSRRGWGTATTRLYYAWQEFWRDAARVAEAQAYVVSFGRTVLWPLLVTLTLTGAGVGCARWVYRTVVYPPSASELHAEGLRCLTGRSGLARAEALWRTARQRDPTYTPVVLSLAAYFLYRRNDPVEALRVLDEYSSSSGSGTGRISIGIDTDPDVATIRLDALAMQSGQTAMVQSLLAEHRYLSVASLGVSSSSS